Proteins encoded within one genomic window of Brassica rapa cultivar Chiifu-401-42 chromosome A09, CAAS_Brap_v3.01, whole genome shotgun sequence:
- the LOC103842118 gene encoding outer envelope membrane protein 7, whose product MDKAPEIHFPKLEKPSGKKQTTTVVVGALAVAWLAMEFVFKPLFNKLNSSKDKSVSEDATAPPADTAASDDATAPPTADDATAPSTSDA is encoded by the coding sequence ATGGATAAAGCACCAGAAATTCATTTTCCAAAACTGGAGAAACCTTCGGGCAAGAAACAAACAACGACAGTTGTTGTCGGAGCTTTAGCTGTCGCATGGTTGGCAATGGAGTTCGTGTTTAAGCCATTGTTCAACAAACTTAACTCATCAAAGGATAAATCAGTCTCCGAGGATGCTACTGCTCCTCCCGCTGACACAGCAGCGTCCGACGATGCCACAGCTCCTCCCACGGCTGACGATGCAACAGCTCCTTCCACGTCCGACGCCTAA
- the LOC103842120 gene encoding fatty-acid-binding protein 1: MASFRFPFSFSQPSVPKPPRSTSSSSRLSISAVAVTVTFGGAAIAASRNQSVFSSHRSSPLPWGSIALADSSSGSVVVEPKTGFSFPATIGDSMRLLGVGLRRKSVLGLKNIDVYAFGMYADCDDVKKLIGEKYANLPASELRGNKAFIDDLMEADIKMTIRLQIVFGKLSIRSVRSAFKDSVGNRLKKFGGLDNDELLQSFTSLFKDEYKIPRSSTIDMTQEPGHVLNVAIEGNQVGSVKSKLLCRSILDLYIGEEPFDKNARDDFLNNVASIAVDDKAAHEIQK; encoded by the exons ATGGCTTCGTTCCGCTTCCCTTTCTCGTTTTCTCAGCCTTCTGTCCCTAAACCACCGCGTTCCACGTCGTCATCATCCAGACTCTCCATCTCCGCAGTCGCCGTGACCGTCACCTTCGGCGGAGCTGCGATCGCTGCGTCGCGGAACCAGAGTGTCTTCTCCTCTCACCGTTCGTCTCCGTTACCGTGGGGATCCATAGCTCTAGCCGATTCTAGCTCCGGATCCGTTGTTGTTGAGCCGAAGACCGGTTTCTCGTTCCCGGCGACGATCGGAGACTCCATGAGATTACTAGGCGTGGGGCTGAGGAGGAAGAGCGTGCTGGGATTGAAGAACATCGATGTCTACGCATTTG GCATGTATGCTGACTGTGATGATGTGAAGAAACTTATTGGTGAAAAATACGCGAATCTTCCGGCGTCTGAGCTGAGGGGAAACAAGGCATTCATTGATGATCTCATGGAGGCCGATATAAAGATGACTATAAGGCTGCAGATTGTCTTCGGCAAACTCAGCATCCGTTCCGTTCGCAGTGCTTTCAAAGATTCTGTCGGTAACAGACTCAAGAAGTTTGGTGGCCTAGACAACGATGAGTTGCTCCAAAG CTTCACTAGCCTCTTCAAAGATGAGTATAAAATTCCAAGAAGTTCCACTATTGATATGACACAAGAACCGGGGCATGTACTCAACGTAGCAA ttgagGGAAACCAAGTTGGGAGTGTGAAGAGCAAACTCTTGTGTAGGTCAATCTTAGACTTGTACATTGGTGAAGAACCGTTTGATAAGAATGCAAGAGACGATTTTCTTAACAATGTAGCTTCTATAGCCGTTGACGACAAAGCAGCTCATGAAATTCAGAAGTAA
- the LOC103842119 gene encoding ribosome-recycling factor, chloroplastic isoform X3: MVSLSSTAHTIPPVLRFRATDSKSLSDSFWKSRVIACCVRSENLVKLGAGVNLSRGPVVKPSLQKRVVIRFATIEEIEAEKSAIEKDVKSKMEKTIETLRTSFNAIRTGRANVAMLDKIEVEYYGSPVSLKSIAQTSTPDGTSLLLQPYDKSSLKAIEKAILSSDLGMTPNNDGDVIRLSMPPLTSERRKELTKVVAKQSEEGKVALRNIRRDALKSYDKLEKEKKLSEDNLKDMSSDLQKLVDTYMKKIEELCKQKEKELLKV, from the exons ATGGTGTCACTCTCTTCCACTGCTCACACCATACCACCAGTTCTTCGATTCAGGGCGACTGATTCCAAGTCTCTCTCAG ATTCGTTCTGGAAGTCACGCGTAATAGCGTGTTGTGTAAGGAGCGAGAACCTTGTCAAGCTCGGTGCTGGGGTTAATCTCTCCCGTGGCCCCGTTGTCAAGCCGTCACTTCAGAAGAg AGTGGTGATAAGGTTTGCAACTATTGAAGAAATAGAGGCCGAGAAATCTGCTATCGAGAAGGATGTT AAATCAAAGATGGAGAAGACGATTGAAACGCTTAGGACTAGTTTCAATGCCATAAGGACGGGGAGAGCCAATGTGGCTATGCTTGACAAGATTGAGGTGGAGTACTATGGAAGTCCAGTAAGTCTGAAAAGCATTGCCCAAACCAGTACCCCcgatggtacttctcttttgcTCCAGCCTTATGACAAATCTAG CTTGAAGGCTATAGAGAAGGCCATCTTGAGTTCTGATCTTGGAATGACTCCTAATAACGATGGTGATGTCATTCGATTGTCCATGCCTCCCCTCACTTCTGAGAGAAGAAAG GAACTAACAAAGGTTGTAGCAAAACAATCTGAAGAAGGGAAG GTTGCACTGAGAAATATAAGGAGAGATGCCTTGAAGTCTTACGATAAACTCGAGAAG GAGAAGAAGCTGTCTGAAGACAACTTGAAGGATATGTCAAGTGATTTGCAG AAACTAGTTGATACGTACATGAAGAAGATAGAGGAGCTCTGCAAACAGAAAGAGAAG GAATTGTTGAAGGTGTAA
- the LOC103842119 gene encoding ribosome-recycling factor, chloroplastic isoform X4, protein MVSLSSTAHTIPPVLRFRATDSKSLSDSFWKSRVIACCVRSENLVKLGAGVNLSRGPVVKPSLQKRVVIRFATIEEIEAEKSAIEKDVMEKTIETLRTSFNAIRTGRANVAMLDKIEVEYYGSPVSLKSIAQTSTPDGTSLLLQPYDKSSLKAIEKAILSSDLGMTPNNDGDVIRLSMPPLTSERRKELTKVVAKQSEEGKVALRNIRRDALKSYDKLEKEKKLSEDNLKDMSSDLQKLVDTYMKKIEELCKQKEKELLKV, encoded by the exons ATGGTGTCACTCTCTTCCACTGCTCACACCATACCACCAGTTCTTCGATTCAGGGCGACTGATTCCAAGTCTCTCTCAG ATTCGTTCTGGAAGTCACGCGTAATAGCGTGTTGTGTAAGGAGCGAGAACCTTGTCAAGCTCGGTGCTGGGGTTAATCTCTCCCGTGGCCCCGTTGTCAAGCCGTCACTTCAGAAGAg AGTGGTGATAAGGTTTGCAACTATTGAAGAAATAGAGGCCGAGAAATCTGCTATCGAGAAGGATGTT ATGGAGAAGACGATTGAAACGCTTAGGACTAGTTTCAATGCCATAAGGACGGGGAGAGCCAATGTGGCTATGCTTGACAAGATTGAGGTGGAGTACTATGGAAGTCCAGTAAGTCTGAAAAGCATTGCCCAAACCAGTACCCCcgatggtacttctcttttgcTCCAGCCTTATGACAAATCTAG CTTGAAGGCTATAGAGAAGGCCATCTTGAGTTCTGATCTTGGAATGACTCCTAATAACGATGGTGATGTCATTCGATTGTCCATGCCTCCCCTCACTTCTGAGAGAAGAAAG GAACTAACAAAGGTTGTAGCAAAACAATCTGAAGAAGGGAAG GTTGCACTGAGAAATATAAGGAGAGATGCCTTGAAGTCTTACGATAAACTCGAGAAG GAGAAGAAGCTGTCTGAAGACAACTTGAAGGATATGTCAAGTGATTTGCAG AAACTAGTTGATACGTACATGAAGAAGATAGAGGAGCTCTGCAAACAGAAAGAGAAG GAATTGTTGAAGGTGTAA
- the LOC103842119 gene encoding ribosome-recycling factor, chloroplastic isoform X2, whose amino-acid sequence MVSLSSTAHTIPPVLRFRATDSKSLSDSFWKSRVIACCVRSENLVKLGAGVNLSRGPVVKPSLQKRVVIRFATIEEIEAEKSAIEKDVMEKTIETLRTSFNAIRTGRANVAMLDKIEVEYYGSPVSLKSIAQTSTPDGTSLLLQPYDKSSLKAIEKAILSSDLGMTPNNDGDVIRLSMPPLTSERRKELTKVVAKQSEEGKVALRNIRRDALKSYDKLEKVKLFFSVNLYYYCLLLVIISFSVCHFKKTKFRFSQEKKLSEDNLKDMSSDLQKLVDTYMKKIEELCKQKEKELLKV is encoded by the exons ATGGTGTCACTCTCTTCCACTGCTCACACCATACCACCAGTTCTTCGATTCAGGGCGACTGATTCCAAGTCTCTCTCAG ATTCGTTCTGGAAGTCACGCGTAATAGCGTGTTGTGTAAGGAGCGAGAACCTTGTCAAGCTCGGTGCTGGGGTTAATCTCTCCCGTGGCCCCGTTGTCAAGCCGTCACTTCAGAAGAg AGTGGTGATAAGGTTTGCAACTATTGAAGAAATAGAGGCCGAGAAATCTGCTATCGAGAAGGATGTT ATGGAGAAGACGATTGAAACGCTTAGGACTAGTTTCAATGCCATAAGGACGGGGAGAGCCAATGTGGCTATGCTTGACAAGATTGAGGTGGAGTACTATGGAAGTCCAGTAAGTCTGAAAAGCATTGCCCAAACCAGTACCCCcgatggtacttctcttttgcTCCAGCCTTATGACAAATCTAG CTTGAAGGCTATAGAGAAGGCCATCTTGAGTTCTGATCTTGGAATGACTCCTAATAACGATGGTGATGTCATTCGATTGTCCATGCCTCCCCTCACTTCTGAGAGAAGAAAG GAACTAACAAAGGTTGTAGCAAAACAATCTGAAGAAGGGAAG GTTGCACTGAGAAATATAAGGAGAGATGCCTTGAAGTCTTACGATAAACTCGAGAAGGTTAAGCTCTTTTTTTCtgtcaatttatattattactGTTTATTACTTGTAATAATATCCTTTTCAGTCTGTCATTTTAAGAAAACCAAGTTTCGTTTTTCGCAGGAGAAGAAGCTGTCTGAAGACAACTTGAAGGATATGTCAAGTGATTTGCAG AAACTAGTTGATACGTACATGAAGAAGATAGAGGAGCTCTGCAAACAGAAAGAGAAG GAATTGTTGAAGGTGTAA
- the LOC103842119 gene encoding ribosome-recycling factor, chloroplastic isoform X1: MVSLSSTAHTIPPVLRFRATDSKSLSDSFWKSRVIACCVRSENLVKLGAGVNLSRGPVVKPSLQKRVVIRFATIEEIEAEKSAIEKDVKSKMEKTIETLRTSFNAIRTGRANVAMLDKIEVEYYGSPVSLKSIAQTSTPDGTSLLLQPYDKSSLKAIEKAILSSDLGMTPNNDGDVIRLSMPPLTSERRKELTKVVAKQSEEGKVALRNIRRDALKSYDKLEKVKLFFSVNLYYYCLLLVIISFSVCHFKKTKFRFSQEKKLSEDNLKDMSSDLQKLVDTYMKKIEELCKQKEKELLKV, encoded by the exons ATGGTGTCACTCTCTTCCACTGCTCACACCATACCACCAGTTCTTCGATTCAGGGCGACTGATTCCAAGTCTCTCTCAG ATTCGTTCTGGAAGTCACGCGTAATAGCGTGTTGTGTAAGGAGCGAGAACCTTGTCAAGCTCGGTGCTGGGGTTAATCTCTCCCGTGGCCCCGTTGTCAAGCCGTCACTTCAGAAGAg AGTGGTGATAAGGTTTGCAACTATTGAAGAAATAGAGGCCGAGAAATCTGCTATCGAGAAGGATGTT AAATCAAAGATGGAGAAGACGATTGAAACGCTTAGGACTAGTTTCAATGCCATAAGGACGGGGAGAGCCAATGTGGCTATGCTTGACAAGATTGAGGTGGAGTACTATGGAAGTCCAGTAAGTCTGAAAAGCATTGCCCAAACCAGTACCCCcgatggtacttctcttttgcTCCAGCCTTATGACAAATCTAG CTTGAAGGCTATAGAGAAGGCCATCTTGAGTTCTGATCTTGGAATGACTCCTAATAACGATGGTGATGTCATTCGATTGTCCATGCCTCCCCTCACTTCTGAGAGAAGAAAG GAACTAACAAAGGTTGTAGCAAAACAATCTGAAGAAGGGAAG GTTGCACTGAGAAATATAAGGAGAGATGCCTTGAAGTCTTACGATAAACTCGAGAAGGTTAAGCTCTTTTTTTCtgtcaatttatattattactGTTTATTACTTGTAATAATATCCTTTTCAGTCTGTCATTTTAAGAAAACCAAGTTTCGTTTTTCGCAGGAGAAGAAGCTGTCTGAAGACAACTTGAAGGATATGTCAAGTGATTTGCAG AAACTAGTTGATACGTACATGAAGAAGATAGAGGAGCTCTGCAAACAGAAAGAGAAG GAATTGTTGAAGGTGTAA
- the LOC103842119 gene encoding ribosome-recycling factor, chloroplastic isoform X5, whose amino-acid sequence MVSLSSTAHTIPPVLRFRATDSKSLSDSFWKSRVIACCVRSENLVKLGAGVNLSRGPVVKPSLQKRVVIRFATIEEIEAEKSAIEKDVKSKMEKTIETLRTSFNAIRTGRANVAMLDKIEVEYYGSPVSLKSIAQTSTPDGTSLLLQPYDKSSLKAIEKAILSSDLGMTPNNDGDVIRLSMPPLTSERRKELTKVVAKQSEEGKVALRNIRRDALKSYDKLEKEKKLSEDNLKDMSSDLQLFVMAETS is encoded by the exons ATGGTGTCACTCTCTTCCACTGCTCACACCATACCACCAGTTCTTCGATTCAGGGCGACTGATTCCAAGTCTCTCTCAG ATTCGTTCTGGAAGTCACGCGTAATAGCGTGTTGTGTAAGGAGCGAGAACCTTGTCAAGCTCGGTGCTGGGGTTAATCTCTCCCGTGGCCCCGTTGTCAAGCCGTCACTTCAGAAGAg AGTGGTGATAAGGTTTGCAACTATTGAAGAAATAGAGGCCGAGAAATCTGCTATCGAGAAGGATGTT AAATCAAAGATGGAGAAGACGATTGAAACGCTTAGGACTAGTTTCAATGCCATAAGGACGGGGAGAGCCAATGTGGCTATGCTTGACAAGATTGAGGTGGAGTACTATGGAAGTCCAGTAAGTCTGAAAAGCATTGCCCAAACCAGTACCCCcgatggtacttctcttttgcTCCAGCCTTATGACAAATCTAG CTTGAAGGCTATAGAGAAGGCCATCTTGAGTTCTGATCTTGGAATGACTCCTAATAACGATGGTGATGTCATTCGATTGTCCATGCCTCCCCTCACTTCTGAGAGAAGAAAG GAACTAACAAAGGTTGTAGCAAAACAATCTGAAGAAGGGAAG GTTGCACTGAGAAATATAAGGAGAGATGCCTTGAAGTCTTACGATAAACTCGAGAAG GAGAAGAAGCTGTCTGAAGACAACTTGAAGGATATGTCAAGTGATTTGCAG TTATTTGTAATGGCAGAAACTAGTTGA
- the LOC103842122 gene encoding probable inactive patatin-like protein 9 — MDLSKVTLDIFTKLEQKWLSPRKTRILSIDGGGTTAIVAGASILHLEDQIRLQTGDPHAQISDFFDIVAGTGIGGILAALLVADDGSGKPMFTARDTVRFISEKNSELFEIRHTGVFRRNRRCSAGSMDRALEAAFRREDGKVLTMKDTCKPLLVPCYDLRSSAPFVFSRAGASESPSFDFELWKVCRATSATPSLFKPVNVVSVDGKTSCLAVDGGLVMNNPSAAAVTHVLHNKRDFPSVNGVDDLLVLSLGNGSSSSPGGKLRRNGDCSTSCVVDIVTDGVSDTVDQMLGNAFCWNRTDYVRIQVSGLTRGGEGIVGPRKTAEELLKERGVETAPFGGKRLLSETNGERIESFVQRLVASGKSTSLPPSPCKESAVNPLADGR, encoded by the exons ATGGATCTCAGCAAGGTTACTCTTGACATTTTCACCAAGCTTGAACAGAAATGGCTCTCCCCCAGGAAGACCCGCATCCTTAGCATCGACGGTGGTGGTACCACCGCCATTGTCGCCGGAGCTTCTATCCTCCACCTCGAAGACCAGATCCGCCTCCAGACCGGTGATCCTCACGCTCAGATCTCCGATTTCTTCGACATTGTCGCCGGCACCGGAATCGGAGGCATTCTCGCCGCCCTTCTCGTCGCCGACGACGGCTCCGGGAAGCCAATGTTCACCGCCAGAGACACTGTTAGGTTTATCTCCGAGAAGAACTCCGAGCTCTTCGAGATCAGGCACACCGGAGTCTTCAGGAGAAACCGGAGATGCTCCGCCGGCAGCATGGACAGGGCTCTGGAGGCGGCGTTTCGGAGGGAGGACGGCAAGGTGCTGACTATGAAGGACACGTGTAAGCCTCTCCTCGTTCCTTGCTACGACCTCAGATCCTCCGCGCCTTTCGTTTTCTCACGCGCCGGCGCCTCGGAGTCTCCGAGCTTCGACTTCGAGCTTTGGAAAGTCTGCCGCGCCACGTCGGCGACTCCTAGCTTGTTCAAGCCGGTCAATGTGGTGTCGGTGGACGGGAAGACCTCTTGCTTGGCGGTTGACGGCGGTCTGGTGATGAACAATCCAAGCGCAGCCGCCGTCACGCATGTGCTACACAACAAACGAGATTTTCCGTCTGTTAACGGCGTCGATGACTTGCTCGTCCTATCGTTAGGAAACGGTTCGTCCTCCTCTCCGGGAGGGAAACTCAGGCGTAACGGAGACTGTTCCACGTCATGCGTCGTGGACATTGTGACTGACGGGGTTTCCGATACCGTCGACCAGATGCTAGGGAACGCTTTCTGTTGGAACCGTACGGACTACGTTAGAATCCAG GTGAGCGGTTTAACGAGGGGCGGAGAGGGGATTGTGGGGCCGAGAAAAACGGCGGAGGAGTTGTTGAAAGAGAGAGGTGTTGAAACGGCGCCGTTCGGAGGGAAACGGTTGTTATCGGAAACAAACGGAGAAAGAATCGAGAGTTTTGTGCAACGTCTTGTTGCCTCAGGAAAGTCTACAAGTCTCCCTCCAAGTCCCTGTAAGGAATCTGCCGTTAATCCTCTCGCTGACGGCCGTTAA
- the LOC117128309 gene encoding uncharacterized protein LOC117128309 — MNMLFSAHLSSSRSSLSLLTRTVSTHTFIFIALIQWILFIFLSITLFINLYFLRRLQLIFFSHTKVPMEPKGNSPNSGDRNTNKKTVASSATPRPSRKSTGSSDTVMKPNGKSPVLSALSSARGDQVTPRPSRKSTGSSDTVMKPNGKSHVSSALSSARGDQVMLFRDVSFGPHEADLRFRLIHFWEARNPNSKTLIGQEMLLIDEEGTVIQGFVPAGRVGTYELASGSVYKLSNFYGSRNKAQYRVTDHSATVTFAWNSELSVIDNPPVAFQEDRFRFYSYEEFQADCDRKINLYDYVGHMKLVDGQAITERMVLDEVDIAEKRHLCVHVQTHGGPVMKLYLWDQAASEFCEKFKLYVSTPSVLLVTTVNPKHLGETLALTSMSSSRVFMDADVQPSRDYLAWLSSNSDIANKIDAEVVTKPETATLAELFSYIKLETAKVAWFECTATIDDVVRGSAWYYISCGGCNSKAVNGPTSLICNNKKCDKSVVTGVPQYLTRINVYDKSEQAVFVILGDAGRELTGKHASELVASYFECNEGVEADQCVPVPQALLDTIGQTHKFIVKVSDLNFSGKTQTITVTKVFPPEAPHHVALLEEHAVLSTSDDVLKSVSEDSDPIRGLDGTVGKRVRKASDGMEPDEAKRPKSG; from the exons ATGAATATGCTGTTCTCCGCTCACCTTTCATCTTCCAgatcttctctttctcttctcacCAGAACCGTTTCAACACATACTTTCATCTTCATTGCTCTCATTCAATGGATTCTTTTCATCTTCCTCTCCATTACTCTATTTATAAATCTCTACTTTTTGCGTCGATTACAATTGATTTTCTTTTCTCATACAAAAGTCCCGATGGAGCCCAAAGGAAACTCACCGAACTCCGGCGATCGcaataccaacaagaagaccgtcGCCTCCTCCGCGACTCCAAGGCCAAGCCGGAAGTCTACTGGTTCCTCCGACACCGTGATGAAACCTAACGGGAAGTCTCCTGTTTTGTCTGCTCTCTCCTCCGCGCGTGGCGATCAAGTGACTCCAAGGCCAAGCCGGAAGTCTACCGGTTCCTCCGACACCGTGATGAAACCTAACGGAAAGTCTCATGTTTCGTCTGCTCTCTCCTCCGCGCGTGGCGATCAAGTGATGCTCTTTAGAGATGTTTCGTTCGGCCCACACGAAGCCGACCTAAGGTTTCGACTGATTCATTTCTGGGAGGCTCGAAATCCAAACTCGAAAACGCTCATTGGACAGGAGATGCTCCTCATAGATGAAGAG GGGACTGTTATTCAAGGTTTTGTTCCAGCGGGTCGGGTTGGGACATATGAGCTGGCTTCTGGTTCTGTTTATAAGCTAAGCAATTTTTACGGCTCCAGAAACAAAGCTCAGTATCGGGTTACGGATCATAGCGCCACCGTCACATTCGCTTGGAATTCTGAGCTATCGGTTATTGATAACCCTCCGGTTGCATTCCAGGAAGATAGGTTCAGGTTCTACAGTTACGAGGAGTTTCAGGCTGACTGCGACCGCAAAATTAATCTTTATG ACTATGTTGGCCACATGAAGTTGGTGGATGGGCAGGCTATCACTGAACGTATGGTCCTCGACGAAGTTGACATAGCAGAGAAGCGACATCTATGTGTTCATGTTCAGACACATGG CGGGCCAGTAATGAAACTCTATCTATGGGACCAGGCCGCATCTGAATTCTGCGAGAAATTCAAGTTGTATGTAAGCACTCCAAGCGTTCTTTTGGTCACAACAGTAAACCCTAAACATCTTGGAG AAACACTTGCTCTCACTTCGATGTCATCATCTCGAGTGTTTATGGATGCTGATGTCCAGCCTAGCAGGGATTATCTTGCCTG GTTGAGTTCCAACTCAGATATTGCTAACAAAATTGATGCAGAGGTTGTTACTAAGCCTGAGACCGCAACTCTAGCGGAACTTTTCTCCTACATCAAACTGGAAACTGCTAAG GTTGCATGGTTCGAATGCACAGCAACTATAGACGATGTCGTTCGTGGTTCCGCTTGGTATTATATTTCATGCGGTGGGTGTAACAGTAAGGCAGTCAATGGGCCTACCTCTCTCATTTGTAACAACAAGAAATGTGACAAGAGTGTTGTTACAGGCGTTCCTCA ATACCTCACGAGGATTAATGTTTATGATAAGAGTGAACAGGCAGTTTTCGTGATCCTTGGTGACGCCGGCAGAGAGTTGACTGGAAAACATGCATCAGAATTAGTTGCCAGTTACTTTGAG TGTAATGAGGGCGTAGAGGCTGATCAGTGCGTGCCGGTGCCGCAGGCTCTACTCGATACAATAGGGCAGACACATAAATTCATTGTGAAAGTCTCCGATCTTAATTTCTCAGGGAAGACCCAAACCATTACTGTCACGAAGGTATTCCCACCAGAAGCTCCACATCATGTAGCTCTCTTGGAAGAACACGCTGTTCTATCAACATCTGATGATGTCTTGAAGTCTGTAAGTGAGGACTCCGATCCTATCAGAGGTCTTGATGGTACTGTGGGTAAGAGGGTTAGGAAAGCCTCTGATGGTATGGAGCCGGATGAAGCCAAACGTCCCAAGAGTGGCTAA
- the LOC103842124 gene encoding protein MARD1, with product MADQLPSPTPNTYYSSVFTSPKFRFFSSNITPFDSIISPTSTLEANHSHPSISSSSINPRLTSCYEPTLIPKPQRFLHPPEAFGLADLVKSKDRSSKPVNKMVLFGSKLRVQIPSADFGTKSAAACTSPCLKTKVLTVSEVDQTEDYTRVISHGPNPTITHIFDNSVIVEATPPCSVPLAQVPVETKANFLSCCYTCNKNLDQKHDIYIYRGEKGFCSCECRYQEMLLDQMEG from the exons ATGGCTGATCAACTTCCATCTCCAACACCTAACACCTATTACTCATCTGTCTTTACCTCTCCAAAGTTTAGGTTTTTCTCTTCCAACATCACTCCTTTTGACTCCATCATCAGCCCTACTTCCACCCTCGAAGCCAACCACAGCCACCCAtcaatctcctcctcctccataaACCCTAGACTCACTTCCTGTTACGAGCCAACATtaatccctaaaccccaaaGGTTTCTTCACCCACCTGAAGCCTTTGGCCTCGCTGATCTCGTCAAAAGCAAAGACCGGTCGAGCAAGCCTGTCAACAAGATGGTCCTATTCGGGTCGAAGCTCAGAGTCCAGATACCTTCAGCTGACTTTGGAACTAAATCCGCTGCTGCTTGCACCAGCCCTTGTCTGAAAACAAAGGTCTTAACCGTGAGCGAGGTTGACCAGACGGAGGACTACACGCGCGTCATATCTCACGGTCCAAACCCAACCATCACCCATATCTTCGATAACTCTGTTATCGTGGAGGCGACTCCTCCTTGCTCTGTTCCTTTGGCACAAGTACCCGTGGAGACCAAGGCTAATTTCTTAAGCTGTTGCTACACTTGTAACAAGAATCTTGACCAAAAACATGACATCTATATTTACAG AGGAGAGAAAGGGTTTTGCAGCTGCGAGTGCAGGTACCAGGAGATGCTTCTTGATCAGATGGAGGGCTAG